From the Nocardiopsis changdeensis genome, one window contains:
- a CDS encoding dihydrofolate reductase family protein: MTATYTWDVFSTLDGYGSYGPDGDWGGYWGKQGPEFLADRRAVLGADQRLVLGAATFRQFAELLGPIPEADLDPVNARMRSMPTTVVSTTLTGPLDWPDAALAAGDAVDVVARLKEESGVPLRSHGSLSMNRALMAAGLVDLLQVTLFPVVSGRTGTGRIFEGAADFDLELVASRTFDGRIQELVYRPALHG; encoded by the coding sequence ATGACCGCCACCTACACCTGGGACGTCTTCTCCACCCTTGACGGCTACGGCTCCTACGGACCCGACGGGGACTGGGGCGGGTACTGGGGCAAGCAGGGGCCGGAGTTCCTCGCCGACCGCCGCGCCGTGCTCGGCGCGGACCAGCGCTTGGTCCTCGGGGCGGCCACCTTCCGGCAGTTCGCGGAGCTGCTGGGCCCGATCCCCGAGGCCGACCTCGACCCGGTGAACGCCCGGATGCGGAGCATGCCGACCACGGTGGTGTCGACGACGCTCACCGGCCCCCTGGACTGGCCGGACGCGGCCCTCGCGGCCGGTGACGCCGTGGACGTGGTCGCCCGGCTCAAGGAGGAGTCCGGGGTGCCGCTGCGCTCGCACGGCAGCCTGTCGATGAACCGGGCGCTGATGGCCGCCGGGCTCGTCGACCTCCTCCAGGTGACGCTCTTCCCCGTGGTCAGCGGCCGGACCGGGACCGGCCGGATCTTCGAGGGGGCGGCCGACTTCGACCTCGAACTGGTGGCGAGCCGGACGTTCGACGGCCGTATCCAGGAACTCGTCTACCGGCCCGCCCTGCACGGCTGA
- a CDS encoding DUF3500 domain-containing protein: MTNTTDQRTARARHRPARTKKAWIAAALSAILVIGGCAATGSADGAPAATTSSTADAAAPATTSDETVTATAAAAGAFLETLSDEQREQLVHAYDDGSKTTTWSNFPVTFVDRAGLDLDDLTGEQRAAAMEVLEALLSEEGYETVTGIMGGDEFLAEHSSSTEDSLGRYYIAFFGDPSDSGAWQVQFGGHHLGLNATLDGSDDTVTFAPTHLGSQPAVYTNEEGEEVRPLAGMYETAFAFYDSLTEEQKADLYQGSEVRNLTCAPGGTCSYPTGTGLAGADLTDEQKRLLLDVVANWVGLADGETTAAALAEIEATLDETYVNWSGATEYDMSRGDGIYFQISGPDVYVEFADQQGSAGADVDGYTTSGWGHIHTVYRDPANDYADSVTQQEATGTGGPGEGDPGEGGPGTGEPPSGTPGDGAPGDEG; encoded by the coding sequence ATGACGAACACCACCGACCAGAGAACCGCGCGTGCCCGGCACCGGCCGGCGCGCACGAAGAAGGCATGGATCGCGGCGGCCCTGTCTGCGATCCTCGTGATCGGCGGGTGCGCCGCCACGGGCTCCGCCGACGGGGCCCCGGCCGCGACCACGTCCTCGACGGCGGACGCGGCGGCCCCGGCCACGACGAGCGACGAGACGGTCACCGCCACCGCGGCGGCGGCCGGGGCGTTCCTGGAGACGCTGTCGGACGAGCAGCGCGAGCAGCTGGTCCACGCCTACGACGACGGGTCCAAGACCACGACGTGGTCGAACTTCCCGGTCACGTTCGTCGACCGGGCCGGGCTGGACCTGGACGACCTGACCGGGGAGCAGCGGGCGGCGGCCATGGAGGTCCTGGAGGCCCTGCTGAGCGAGGAGGGGTACGAGACCGTCACCGGCATCATGGGCGGCGACGAGTTCCTGGCGGAGCACAGCTCCAGCACCGAGGACTCGCTGGGGCGGTACTACATCGCCTTCTTCGGCGACCCGTCCGACTCCGGCGCCTGGCAGGTGCAGTTCGGCGGACACCACCTGGGCCTGAACGCCACGCTGGACGGCTCCGACGACACGGTCACGTTCGCACCCACCCACCTGGGCTCCCAGCCCGCCGTCTACACGAACGAGGAGGGCGAGGAGGTCCGGCCGCTCGCGGGCATGTACGAGACGGCCTTCGCCTTCTACGACAGCCTGACCGAGGAGCAGAAGGCCGACCTGTACCAGGGGTCGGAGGTCCGGAACCTGACCTGTGCGCCCGGCGGGACCTGCTCGTACCCGACGGGGACCGGTCTGGCCGGGGCGGACCTGACCGACGAGCAGAAGCGGCTGCTCCTGGACGTGGTCGCGAACTGGGTGGGGCTGGCCGACGGGGAGACCACGGCCGCGGCCCTGGCCGAGATCGAGGCGACCCTGGACGAGACGTACGTGAACTGGTCGGGGGCCACCGAGTACGACATGTCCCGGGGCGACGGCATCTACTTCCAGATCTCGGGGCCGGACGTCTACGTGGAGTTCGCCGACCAGCAGGGGTCGGCGGGCGCCGACGTGGACGGGTACACCACGTCCGGGTGGGGCCACATCCACACCGTCTACCGCGACCCCGCCAACGACTACGCCGACAGCGTCACCCAGCAGGAGGCGACCGGCACGGGCGGTCCCGGGGAGGGCGACCCTGGAGAGGGCGGTCCCGGAACGGGCGAGCCGCCCTCCGGGACCCCGGGGGACGGCGCGCCCGGCGACGAGGGGTGA
- a CDS encoding glucose 1-dehydrogenase, translating into MKALTVEPMRNGSVRVEDVEPPVPGENDLLVDGIALGVCGTDREIAGGEYGAAPPGRDRLILGHESLGRVRQAPPGSGFSPGDLVVGIVRRPDPLPCGPCGHGEFDMCRNGEFTERGIKELDGFGSQQWTVEADYAVALAPALERVGVLMEPATVVAKAWEQIERIGGRAWFDPETVLVTGAGPIGLLAALLGVQRGLDVHVLDRVEEGVKPELVAALGATYHTGSVADLAARVPLDVIVETTGATPVILDAMEHNAADGIVCFVGLGSAGGPVQIDSELMGRRLVLENDVLFGSVNANRRHYEQAAGALEKADHAWLERLITRRVPLAEAAEVFAAPPGDQVKVVVDL; encoded by the coding sequence ATGAAGGCGCTCACGGTGGAACCCATGAGGAACGGATCGGTGCGGGTGGAGGACGTCGAGCCCCCCGTGCCCGGGGAGAACGACCTCCTCGTCGACGGGATCGCCCTGGGGGTGTGCGGCACCGACCGCGAGATCGCCGGCGGCGAGTACGGCGCCGCCCCGCCCGGCCGCGACCGCCTCATCCTGGGACACGAGTCCCTGGGCCGGGTCCGCCAGGCCCCGCCCGGCAGCGGGTTCTCCCCGGGCGACCTGGTGGTGGGCATCGTGCGCCGCCCCGACCCGCTGCCCTGCGGGCCCTGCGGCCACGGCGAGTTCGACATGTGCCGCAACGGCGAATTCACCGAGCGCGGCATCAAGGAACTCGACGGCTTCGGCTCCCAGCAGTGGACGGTGGAGGCCGACTACGCGGTGGCCCTGGCCCCGGCCCTGGAACGGGTCGGCGTCCTCATGGAGCCCGCCACCGTCGTCGCCAAGGCCTGGGAGCAGATCGAGCGCATCGGCGGCCGCGCCTGGTTCGACCCGGAGACCGTCCTGGTCACCGGGGCCGGCCCGATCGGCCTGCTGGCCGCCCTGCTGGGCGTGCAGCGCGGCCTGGACGTGCACGTCCTGGACCGGGTCGAGGAGGGCGTCAAGCCCGAGCTGGTGGCGGCCCTGGGAGCCACCTACCACACCGGCAGCGTGGCCGACCTGGCCGCGCGGGTGCCGTTGGACGTCATCGTCGAGACCACCGGGGCCACTCCGGTCATCCTCGACGCCATGGAGCACAACGCCGCCGACGGCATCGTGTGCTTCGTCGGCCTGGGCAGCGCCGGCGGGCCGGTGCAGATCGACTCCGAGCTCATGGGCCGGCGCCTGGTCCTGGAGAACGACGTGCTCTTCGGCTCGGTCAACGCCAACCGGCGCCACTACGAGCAGGCCGCCGGGGCCCTGGAGAAGGCCGACCACGCCTGGCTGGAGCGGCTGATCACCCGGCGGGTGCCGCTGGCCGAGGCCGCCGAGGTGTTCGCCGCCCCGCCCGGCGACCAGGTCAAGGTCGTCGTGGACCTGTGA
- a CDS encoding CPCC family cysteine-rich protein: MSRSESALRVAPAIAVPFLSSRACALLGTSSWSPVAGAKSPPAAPRRGRSFVVLCGVSSLPRARRDPGFGPAARPLSVRLLAALPPPAVRCDPRPKASAPMPPEPRPPGNGSGPWPCPCCGYLVHGDGPGGHGICPICRWQDDPVQLRWPLSGGGANRSSLLEAQRHYAAHGVSRETGRARARPATEHDARDRGFRHIDLLIDDIELAADPRVPWPADRTELYWWRPGFGHWRRGPHHGETPCP, from the coding sequence ATGAGTCGGTCCGAAAGCGCGCTCCGTGTGGCACCGGCCATCGCGGTCCCCTTCCTCTCCTCGCGGGCGTGCGCCCTGCTTGGGACATCCTCCTGGTCGCCGGTGGCCGGAGCCAAGAGCCCACCCGCCGCGCCCCGCCGGGGGCGGAGCTTCGTGGTTCTCTGTGGTGTTTCGTCCCTGCCCCGCGCCCGGCGGGACCCGGGATTCGGCCCTGCTGCGCGCCCCCTTTCGGTCCGGCTCCTCGCCGCCCTCCCGCCCCCGGCGGTACGCTGCGACCCCCGACCGAAAGCGAGCGCCCCCATGCCCCCCGAGCCCCGCCCGCCCGGGAACGGGTCCGGGCCGTGGCCGTGCCCGTGCTGCGGGTACCTCGTGCACGGGGACGGGCCCGGAGGGCACGGCATCTGCCCGATCTGCCGCTGGCAGGACGACCCCGTCCAGCTGCGGTGGCCGTTGTCCGGGGGAGGCGCGAACCGGTCGTCACTGCTGGAGGCCCAGCGCCACTACGCCGCCCACGGCGTGTCCCGCGAGACCGGCCGCGCCCGCGCCCGGCCCGCGACGGAGCACGACGCGCGCGACCGGGGATTCCGCCACATCGACCTGCTCATCGACGACATCGAGCTCGCCGCCGACCCCCGCGTGCCCTGGCCCGCCGACCGCACCGAGCTGTACTGGTGGCGCCCCGGCTTCGGCCACTGGCGGCGAGGCCCCCACCACGGAGAGACCCCATGTCCCTGA
- a CDS encoding L,D-transpeptidase gives MMGTIPPSAPGRFGMALAALALAATACTSAGGGDDPGGSGSEAAVLTIAPEAGAEAVAPNTPVTVTAENGTISEVTVDQVVPGQAEDEASPFEMTGTLSEDGTAWTADWNLAPGADVTVTATAENADGEPTELVHEFTTEAAVEGQRLELSHNFPTSGETVGVGMPITIGFDLPVTEKTAVENSLKVVSEQGVAGSWRWLDDKTVVFRPETYWEPYQQVSVEMHLAGVRAAEGVYGVRDHRLEFEIGRELRMDMNVPDHEMVVTVDGEEVRTIPVSNGDGTSNFSTTSSGTHVLMERYETLLMDSDTVELPAGRNGYSTTVQYAVRTSNSGEFVHEASYNGNIGSANTSNGCTNLRMDDARWFFENTLMGDVLETTGTDRVKEWDNGWGYWQPSWDEWLAESATGEPQVTDGSNPPGSPFGAQDGGTDEE, from the coding sequence GTGATGGGCACGATCCCCCCGTCGGCTCCGGGCCGGTTCGGCATGGCTCTGGCGGCGCTCGCGCTCGCGGCGACCGCCTGCACCTCCGCGGGCGGAGGCGACGACCCCGGCGGTTCGGGCTCCGAGGCCGCGGTCCTCACCATCGCCCCCGAGGCCGGAGCGGAGGCCGTCGCCCCGAACACACCGGTCACCGTCACCGCGGAGAACGGGACCATCTCCGAGGTCACGGTCGACCAGGTGGTCCCCGGCCAGGCCGAGGACGAGGCCTCCCCCTTCGAGATGACCGGCACCCTCAGCGAGGACGGCACCGCCTGGACCGCCGACTGGAACCTGGCCCCCGGCGCCGACGTGACCGTCACCGCCACTGCGGAGAACGCGGACGGCGAGCCCACCGAGCTGGTGCACGAGTTCACCACCGAGGCGGCGGTCGAGGGGCAGCGCCTGGAGCTGAGCCACAACTTCCCCACCTCCGGTGAGACCGTGGGCGTGGGCATGCCGATCACCATCGGCTTCGATCTCCCGGTCACCGAGAAGACCGCGGTGGAGAACTCCCTCAAGGTGGTCTCCGAGCAGGGCGTGGCGGGGTCGTGGCGGTGGCTCGACGACAAGACCGTCGTGTTCCGGCCCGAGACCTACTGGGAGCCCTACCAGCAGGTGAGCGTGGAGATGCACCTGGCGGGCGTGCGGGCCGCCGAGGGGGTGTACGGGGTGCGGGACCACCGCCTGGAGTTCGAGATCGGCCGCGAGCTGCGCATGGACATGAACGTGCCCGACCACGAGATGGTCGTCACCGTCGACGGCGAGGAGGTGCGCACCATCCCGGTGAGCAACGGCGACGGGACGTCGAACTTCTCCACCACCAGCAGCGGCACCCACGTGCTCATGGAGCGGTACGAGACGCTGCTCATGGACTCCGACACGGTCGAACTGCCCGCGGGGCGCAACGGGTACAGCACCACGGTGCAGTACGCGGTGCGGACGTCCAACAGCGGCGAGTTCGTCCACGAGGCGTCCTACAACGGCAACATCGGCAGCGCGAACACCTCCAACGGGTGCACCAACCTGCGGATGGACGACGCCCGGTGGTTCTTCGAGAACACCCTGATGGGCGACGTCCTGGAGACCACCGGGACCGACCGCGTCAAGGAGTGGGACAACGGCTGGGGCTACTGGCAGCCGAGCTGGGACGAGTGGCTGGCCGAGAGCGCCACGGGCGAGCCGCAGGTCACCGACGGCTCCAACCCGCCGGGGTCACCGTTCGGCGCGCAGGACGGCGGGACGGACGAGGAGTAG
- a CDS encoding DUF1963 domain-containing protein, which translates to MNTSQAYRDRAREAGVPEHAIDLALSLVLPQTELSPSNRDGGAPVGRYGGLPSLPEGVEWDNGLDLVATVDCAALPPDGCHLPLPREGHLLFFTDRTDPDCQTSRQVSDSVVYVPAGTPTSERALPEDGSALPVIEPRPLYARVVPSLPTSADDAVLSDPETARLYEEYQLEDHGHRTVEWEDGIILGGYAYSPQDPPIMDSSPEDEKGGWVLLAQAQLDMPEDPGIVACPFWIIQRDELRARNFAAAEMVMWSYH; encoded by the coding sequence ATGAACACCTCCCAGGCATACCGCGACAGAGCGCGCGAAGCGGGCGTCCCCGAACACGCCATCGACCTGGCGTTGAGCCTCGTCCTGCCCCAGACCGAGCTGAGCCCCTCGAACAGGGACGGCGGCGCCCCGGTCGGGCGGTACGGCGGCCTCCCCTCTCTTCCCGAGGGCGTGGAGTGGGACAACGGCCTGGACCTGGTCGCGACCGTCGACTGCGCCGCCCTCCCCCCGGACGGCTGCCACCTCCCGCTGCCGCGCGAGGGCCACCTGCTGTTCTTCACCGACAGGACCGACCCCGACTGCCAGACGTCGAGGCAGGTCTCCGATTCCGTGGTCTACGTCCCCGCGGGAACGCCCACGTCCGAGCGCGCACTCCCCGAGGACGGCAGCGCCCTCCCCGTCATCGAACCGCGCCCCCTCTACGCCCGGGTCGTCCCGAGCCTGCCGACGAGCGCCGACGACGCGGTCCTCTCCGACCCGGAGACCGCGCGCCTCTACGAGGAGTACCAGCTGGAGGACCACGGCCACCGGACGGTGGAGTGGGAGGACGGCATCATCCTGGGCGGATACGCCTACTCGCCGCAGGACCCGCCCATCATGGACTCCTCCCCCGAGGACGAGAAGGGGGGCTGGGTGCTGCTGGCCCAGGCCCAGCTGGACATGCCCGAGGACCCCGGGATCGTGGCGTGCCCGTTCTGGATCATCCAGCGCGACGAGCTCCGGGCCCGGAACTTCGCGGCGGCCGAAATGGTGATGTGGTCCTACCACTGA
- a CDS encoding DUF305 domain-containing protein, which yields MTFVNRALRGTAAALFAALALAACGTDDAPADPREPAAQESAAEFNDADVHFAQMMIPHHEQAVAMADLAQTRAGEEVADLAERIRDAQGPEIEQMTGLLKSWGADTSPEGMEHSDGMMEGMLSEEQMADLESAEGEEFDRLFLEHMIAHHEGAVAMAEAELAEGVDPEARALAQEIVDAQEEEIAEMQGMLGTGPAPDAPSGSPEEHEGH from the coding sequence ATGACCTTCGTGAACCGTGCCCTCAGGGGCACCGCCGCCGCACTGTTCGCCGCACTGGCCCTGGCCGCCTGCGGCACCGACGACGCCCCGGCCGACCCCCGGGAGCCGGCCGCGCAGGAGAGCGCCGCGGAGTTCAACGACGCCGACGTGCACTTCGCGCAGATGATGATCCCGCACCACGAGCAGGCCGTGGCCATGGCCGACCTGGCGCAGACCCGCGCCGGGGAGGAGGTCGCCGACCTGGCCGAGCGCATCCGCGACGCCCAGGGGCCCGAGATCGAGCAGATGACCGGGCTGCTGAAGTCCTGGGGCGCGGACACCTCCCCGGAGGGGATGGAGCACTCGGACGGGATGATGGAGGGCATGCTCTCCGAGGAGCAGATGGCCGATCTGGAGTCCGCCGAGGGCGAGGAGTTCGACCGCCTGTTCCTGGAGCACATGATCGCCCACCACGAGGGCGCGGTGGCGATGGCCGAGGCCGAGCTGGCCGAGGGGGTCGACCCCGAGGCCCGCGCGCTGGCGCAGGAGATCGTGGACGCGCAGGAAGAGGAGATCGCGGAGATGCAGGGGATGCTGGGCACCGGGCCCGCCCCGGACGCGCCCTCCGGGTCCCCCGAGGAGCACGAGGGGCACTGA
- a CDS encoding helix-turn-helix domain-containing protein, producing the protein MTGTTERAEAGGLLREWRGRRRLSQLELSLRAGVSARHLSFVETGRSRPGREMILRLAECLDVPLRERNRLLLAAGYAPVFAERPLDDADMGPVREAVRRILAGHDPYPAVVVDRDWTLVEANAGIGLFLEAVDPDLLAPPVNVLRLGLHPRGMAPAIVNLDQWRAHLLHRLRLQADWSGDAGLAGLYRELAAYPGGDPGPPRGTPPIAVPLRLRLGGRELSFLSTVATFGTPLDVTVSELAIESFFPADDATARALGAVRAPA; encoded by the coding sequence GTGACCGGGACGACCGAGCGCGCGGAGGCCGGCGGGCTCCTCAGGGAGTGGCGCGGCCGCCGCAGGCTCAGCCAGCTGGAGCTGTCGCTGCGTGCCGGGGTCTCCGCCCGCCACCTGAGCTTCGTGGAGACCGGCCGCTCCCGCCCGGGCCGCGAGATGATCCTGCGGCTGGCCGAGTGCCTGGACGTCCCCCTGCGCGAGCGCAACCGGCTGCTGCTCGCCGCGGGGTACGCCCCGGTCTTCGCCGAACGCCCGCTGGACGACGCCGACATGGGCCCGGTGCGGGAGGCCGTCCGCCGGATCCTGGCCGGGCACGACCCGTATCCGGCGGTGGTCGTGGACCGCGACTGGACCCTCGTCGAGGCCAACGCCGGGATCGGCCTGTTCTTGGAGGCGGTCGATCCCGACCTGCTGGCCCCGCCCGTGAACGTGCTGCGGCTGGGCCTGCACCCGCGCGGCATGGCGCCCGCCATCGTCAACCTCGACCAGTGGCGGGCGCACCTGCTGCACCGGCTGCGCCTCCAGGCCGACTGGTCCGGCGACGCCGGCCTGGCCGGTCTCTACCGGGAGCTGGCCGCCTACCCGGGCGGCGACCCGGGGCCGCCCCGCGGGACACCGCCCATCGCGGTGCCCCTGCGGCTGCGTCTGGGCGGGCGGGAGCTGTCGTTCCTGTCCACGGTGGCGACGTTCGGCACCCCGCTGGACGTGACCGTCTCCGAGCTCGCCATCGAGTCGTTCTTCCCGGCCGACGACGCGACGGCCCGGGCCCTGGGCGCCGTCCGCGCCCCCGCCTGA
- a CDS encoding BON domain-containing protein: protein MAGATRSALSDRLIGSKIRGDLAERLGLPEEAISVESTGGRVTLSSVLPVTEEQRREAIEIAAATHGVTGVSAEGLDVERAPRQRSAD, encoded by the coding sequence ATGGCCGGTGCCACACGGAGCGCGCTTTCGGACCGACTCATCGGCTCCAAGATCCGCGGGGATCTGGCCGAGCGACTGGGCCTGCCCGAGGAGGCGATCTCGGTCGAGAGCACCGGGGGCCGCGTGACCCTGTCCTCGGTCCTGCCGGTCACCGAGGAGCAGCGGCGCGAGGCGATCGAGATCGCCGCCGCCACCCACGGGGTGACCGGCGTGTCCGCCGAGGGCCTGGACGTGGAGCGGGCCCCGCGGCAGCGTTCCGCCGACTGA
- a CDS encoding isocitrate lyase/PEP mutase family protein — MTFADLHRPGRPFVLPNAWDVASARLLAREGFPAVGTTSLGVAAAHGLADASRSGGEATARLARDLVGARLGRYLTVDIEDGFSDDPAAVAEFVAGLGVDGVNIEDSTRGELVDPKAAARKIAAVKEAAPAVFVNARTDVHWLGGTDLDDTLARLAAYAEAGADGVFAPGLADPGAIEAVAVEIALPLNVLATPALDLRRLGELGVARVSTGSLLYRAALGRAVDTALAVRDGLPLPGAVSYADVQALAGDVPPAE, encoded by the coding sequence GTGACGTTCGCAGATCTCCACCGGCCCGGCCGACCGTTCGTGCTGCCCAACGCCTGGGACGTCGCCTCGGCCCGGCTGCTCGCCCGCGAGGGCTTCCCCGCGGTCGGCACCACCAGCCTGGGCGTGGCCGCCGCGCACGGCCTGGCCGACGCCTCCCGCAGCGGCGGGGAGGCCACCGCCCGCCTCGCCCGCGACCTGGTCGGCGCGCGCCTGGGCCGGTACCTGACCGTCGACATCGAGGACGGGTTCTCCGACGACCCGGCCGCCGTCGCCGAGTTCGTCGCCGGACTGGGCGTCGACGGGGTGAACATCGAGGACAGCACCCGCGGGGAACTGGTCGACCCCAAGGCGGCCGCCCGCAAGATCGCCGCCGTCAAGGAGGCGGCCCCCGCCGTCTTCGTCAACGCCCGCACCGACGTCCACTGGCTCGGCGGCACCGACCTCGACGACACGCTCGCCCGGCTCGCGGCCTACGCCGAGGCGGGAGCGGACGGCGTGTTCGCGCCCGGGCTCGCGGACCCCGGCGCCATCGAGGCCGTCGCCGTCGAGATCGCCCTGCCCCTCAACGTCCTGGCCACCCCGGCGCTCGACCTCCGCCGGCTGGGGGAGCTGGGCGTGGCCCGGGTCAGCACCGGCTCCCTGCTCTACCGGGCCGCCCTCGGTCGCGCCGTGGACACAGCCCTGGCCGTCCGCGACGGGCTGCCGCTGCCCGGCGCCGTCTCCTACGCGGACGTGCAGGCCCTCGCCGGGGACGTCCCGCCCGCGGAGTAG
- a CDS encoding iron-siderophore ABC transporter substrate-binding protein, with translation MPHPSLSRRALLAGTAGALGLAAAGCGRGRDDADPGASAGRGGYPLTVEHRFGATEIPAEPQRIVTVGLTDVDAVLALGAGPRLVGVTNFYEEFAHGVWPWAQGSLGGAAPEVMPRPEGDRPDLELIATLEPDLIVGLYSGLTQEDYDALSVLAPTVAQLGDFPDWGAPWDEMTLAIGRALDREEEAAGLVAGVEARFAEMSAAHPRFQGAGAVVAERFDRTFVVRSPTDPRTRFLEALGFETPAEIAELTGDSDAAPLPEEDFELLDRDLLLWNAGFSPGLREDLADHRVYQSLDVVAQGRALIVDDVVVSGALTWSTVLSLPYALEQLVPRIAAAVDGDPDTPA, from the coding sequence GTGCCCCACCCCTCCCTCAGCCGACGCGCCCTGCTGGCCGGTACCGCGGGCGCGCTGGGGCTGGCCGCGGCCGGCTGCGGCCGGGGCCGCGACGACGCGGACCCGGGCGCGTCCGCGGGCCGCGGCGGGTACCCGCTGACCGTGGAGCACAGGTTCGGCGCCACCGAGATCCCCGCCGAACCCCAGCGGATCGTCACCGTGGGCCTGACCGACGTGGACGCCGTGCTGGCCCTGGGCGCGGGCCCGCGGCTGGTGGGCGTCACCAACTTCTACGAGGAGTTCGCCCACGGGGTCTGGCCGTGGGCGCAGGGCTCGCTGGGCGGGGCCGCGCCGGAGGTGATGCCGCGGCCGGAGGGCGACCGGCCCGACCTGGAGCTCATCGCCACCCTGGAACCGGACCTGATCGTCGGGCTGTACAGCGGTCTGACGCAGGAGGACTACGACGCCCTGTCGGTGCTGGCGCCCACGGTCGCCCAGCTCGGCGACTTCCCCGACTGGGGTGCGCCCTGGGACGAGATGACGCTGGCGATCGGCCGGGCGCTGGACCGGGAGGAGGAGGCCGCCGGGCTCGTCGCCGGGGTGGAGGCGCGGTTCGCCGAGATGAGCGCGGCCCATCCGCGGTTCCAGGGGGCCGGCGCCGTGGTCGCCGAGCGGTTCGACCGGACCTTCGTGGTGCGCTCCCCCACCGACCCGCGCACGCGGTTCCTGGAGGCGCTGGGGTTCGAGACGCCGGCGGAGATCGCCGAGCTGACCGGGGACTCCGACGCCGCCCCGCTGCCGGAGGAGGACTTCGAACTGCTCGACCGCGACCTGCTGCTGTGGAACGCCGGGTTCAGCCCGGGGCTGCGCGAGGACCTGGCCGACCACCGGGTGTACCAGAGCCTGGACGTGGTGGCCCAGGGGCGCGCGCTCATCGTCGACGACGTGGTGGTGTCGGGCGCGCTGACCTGGAGCACGGTGCTGAGCCTGCCGTACGCGCTGGAGCAGCTGGTCCCGCGCATCGCCGCCGCCGTCGACGGCGACCCGGACACGCCCGCCTGA
- a CDS encoding universal stress protein, whose protein sequence is MTDDDPRSPKIVLGVDGSGHADAALEWAAAEAERTGRPLDIVLALPMPIVVMSEGPTRPSATQQLIAHGEQTLSAAADRVRGLFPAARVEVSLVMDDPAPALLERAGHDDLLVVGSRGLGALRSAVMGSTSVRLAARAHCPVAVVPEKWAHAGRRNRTVVGVDGSEASLHVLRFALGRAREDGSAVTVVHSWEMATPFAPEALAASGWTPPEELLEQRSGELVAGMFEEVGDEAEGVDVSVVRSRQAPERALLAEAENADLVVVGSRGRGGLRGLFLGSVSQAVLHGAEVPVVVIPHRAEEHPETLPWSGGTD, encoded by the coding sequence ATGACAGACGACGACCCACGGTCCCCCAAGATCGTCCTGGGCGTGGACGGGTCCGGGCACGCCGACGCCGCCCTGGAGTGGGCGGCGGCCGAGGCCGAGCGCACAGGGCGTCCGCTGGACATCGTGCTCGCGCTGCCGATGCCGATCGTGGTGATGTCCGAGGGCCCCACCCGCCCCTCGGCGACCCAGCAGCTGATCGCGCACGGGGAGCAGACCCTGAGCGCCGCCGCCGACCGGGTGCGCGGGCTGTTCCCGGCGGCCCGGGTGGAGGTGTCCCTGGTGATGGACGACCCCGCCCCGGCGCTGCTGGAGCGGGCCGGGCACGACGACCTGCTGGTGGTGGGCTCGCGCGGGCTGGGCGCGCTGCGCTCGGCGGTGATGGGCTCCACCTCGGTGCGCCTGGCCGCCCGGGCGCACTGCCCGGTGGCGGTGGTGCCGGAGAAGTGGGCGCACGCCGGCCGCAGGAACCGGACCGTGGTCGGGGTGGACGGCTCGGAGGCCTCCCTGCACGTCCTCCGGTTCGCCCTGGGGCGGGCGCGCGAGGACGGGTCCGCGGTGACGGTGGTGCACAGCTGGGAGATGGCCACCCCCTTCGCCCCCGAGGCGCTGGCCGCCTCGGGGTGGACCCCGCCGGAGGAACTGCTGGAGCAGCGTTCGGGCGAGCTGGTCGCCGGGATGTTCGAGGAGGTCGGCGACGAGGCGGAGGGCGTCGACGTGTCGGTGGTGCGCAGCCGCCAGGCCCCGGAGCGGGCGCTGCTGGCGGAGGCGGAGAACGCCGACCTGGTGGTGGTCGGCTCGCGCGGCCGGGGCGGCCTGCGCGGGCTCTTCCTGGGGTCGGTCAGCCAGGCGGTGCTGCACGGGGCCGAGGTCCCGGTGGTGGTGATCCCGCACCGGGCGGAGGAGCACCCGGAGACGCTGCCCTGGTCCGGCGGGACCGACTGA